One part of the Primulina huaijiensis isolate GDHJ02 unplaced genomic scaffold, ASM1229523v2 scaffold42603, whole genome shotgun sequence genome encodes these proteins:
- the LOC140969728 gene encoding UDP-rhamnose/UDP-galactose transporter 6: protein MAPASKADQKASVDAAAWMFNVVTSVGIIIVNKALMATYGFSFATTLTGLHFATTTFMTLVLRWLGYIQASHLPYPELLKFILFANFSIVGMNVSLMWNSVGFYQIAKLSMIPVSCLLEVVFDKIRYSRDTKLSIMVVLLGVAVCTVTDVSVNTKGFVAAFIAVWSTSLQQYYVHFLQRKYSLSSFNLLGHTAPAQAGTLLLLGPFLDYWLTNKRIDAFNFNLPSVAFLVASCTIAVGTNLSQFICIGRFTAVSFQVLGHMKTILVLILGFLFFGKEGLNLHVVFGMIIAVVGMIWYGNASSKPGGKERRSLSISRSSQQKQGGLLESSEPDDKV from the exons ATGGCACCTGCAAGCAAAGCTGATCAGAAGGCTTCCGTTGACGCGGCTGCATGGATGTTTAATGTAGTCACTTCAGTAGGGATCATCATTGTCAACAAGGCATTAATGGCTACTTATGGCTTCAGCTTTG CTACAACTTTAACCGGCTTACATTTTGCTACAACAACTTTCATGACGTTGGTTCTTAGATGGCTGGGTTACATCCAAGCTTCTCATCTGCCCTATCCAGAGCTTCTGAAATTCATTCTGTTTGCAAATTTCTCTATTGTTGGGATGAATGTTAGTTTAATGTGGAATTCTGTGGGGTTCTACCAG ATTGCAAAACTGAGTATGATCCCTGTTTCATGCTTACTGGAAGTCGTGTTTGACAAGATACGATATTCCAGAGACACAAAACTTAGCATCATGGTTGTGCTTCTTGGTGTTGCTGTCTGCACGGTTACAGATGTGAGCGTTAATACCAAAGGGTTTGTTGCTGCATTTATTGCAGTGTGGAGTACATCACTGCAACAATAT TATGTTCATTTCCTTCAAAGGAAGTATTCCCTCAGTTCTTTCAATCTGCTGGGGCACACTGCTCCAGCGCAGGCTGGGACTCTACTGCTGTTGGGCCCCTTTCTGGATTATTGGTTGACAAACAAAAGAATTGATGCCTTCAACTTTAATTTACCGTCTGTG GCATTTTTAGTTGCATCGTGTACCATTGCGGTTGGAACAAATCTCAGCCAATTCATCTGCATCGGCAGATTCACAGCTGTTTCATTCCAAGTCCTTGGCCATATGAAAACCATCCTTGTACTGATCCTAGGGTTCTTATTTTTTGGAAAAGAGGGTCTTAATTTACACGTTGTTTTCGGCATGATCATTGCGGTTGTTGGAATGATCTGGTATGGAAATGCCTCGTCTAAACCTGGGGGTAAAGAACGACGCAGCCTTTCAATTTCAAGAAGTAGTCAGCAAAAACAGGGAGGTTTATTAGAGTCGTCTGAACCAGACGACAAGGTATAA